One part of the Niveispirillum cyanobacteriorum genome encodes these proteins:
- a CDS encoding citrate synthase family protein — protein sequence MTAPLTLSAKEAAAELGVSLATLYAYVSRGLIRSEAPAGGRTRLYRAEDVRALVTRRDRPVEAASDRALDWGAPVLESAITLITGDGLYYRGRDAGDLAASATLEAVASLLWDSTEDAFAEEPPVLPAFANLPPGLDPLDRLLSLLPLAAAGDLRSVNRTPAGLARTGARILRLIAGILTGTNPSALPLHQQLCGAWGVAGPGAELIRAALVLCADHELNASAFTVRCVASTGASPYAALSAGIGALRGPRHGGMTARVAAILPGLLDAPDPAQALAAHLARGDELPGFGHPLYARGDVRAAWMLKRMAAIWGADTRMRRAMALARTATEMAGTPPTIDFALVLLADRLGLPPHAPITIFTLGRSAGWVAHLLEQVRSGVLIRPRARYTGVRPA from the coding sequence ATGACCGCACCCCTGACCCTGTCCGCCAAGGAAGCCGCCGCCGAGCTGGGCGTCAGCCTGGCCACGCTTTACGCCTATGTCAGCCGGGGCCTGATCCGGTCAGAGGCGCCGGCGGGCGGGCGCACGCGGCTATACCGGGCCGAGGATGTCCGCGCCTTGGTGACCCGGCGCGACCGGCCCGTTGAGGCCGCCAGCGACCGGGCGCTGGATTGGGGCGCACCTGTCCTGGAATCGGCCATTACCCTGATCACGGGCGACGGGCTTTATTATCGCGGGCGGGATGCCGGCGATCTGGCCGCCAGCGCCACGCTGGAGGCGGTAGCCAGCCTGCTGTGGGACAGCACGGAGGATGCTTTCGCGGAGGAACCGCCCGTCCTGCCCGCCTTTGCCAACCTGCCGCCCGGACTGGACCCGCTGGACCGGCTTTTGTCGTTGCTGCCACTGGCGGCGGCGGGCGACCTGCGGTCCGTGAACCGCACACCGGCAGGACTGGCGCGGACGGGTGCCCGCATCCTGCGCCTGATCGCGGGCATCCTGACAGGCACCAACCCCTCCGCGCTGCCCCTGCATCAGCAACTGTGCGGCGCCTGGGGTGTGGCAGGACCGGGGGCGGAGCTGATCCGGGCGGCACTGGTCCTATGTGCGGATCATGAACTGAACGCCTCCGCCTTTACCGTGCGCTGCGTTGCCTCCACCGGGGCCAGCCCCTATGCCGCCCTGTCGGCGGGAATCGGCGCCCTGCGCGGCCCCCGCCATGGTGGGATGACAGCGCGGGTGGCGGCCATCCTGCCGGGCCTGCTGGACGCGCCCGACCCGGCACAGGCCCTGGCCGCCCATCTGGCGCGCGGGGATGAGCTGCCGGGATTTGGCCATCCACTTTATGCCAGGGGCGATGTTCGGGCAGCCTGGATGTTGAAGCGGATGGCGGCGATCTGGGGGGCCGATACCCGTATGCGCCGCGCCATGGCCCTGGCCCGCACCGCGACGGAGATGGCGGGGACGCCACCGACCATCGATTTCGCGCTGGTCCTGCTGGCCGACCGTCTGGGACTGCCGCCGCATGCGCCCATTACTATCTTCACCCTGGGGCGCAGTGCGGGATGGGTGGCGCATCTTCTGGAACAGGTGCGGTCAGGTGTCCTGATCCGGCCGCGCGCCCGCTACACAGGGGTGCGGCCTGCCTGA
- a CDS encoding YkvA family protein, producing MSEPADKYSEKALRIDPIKMRSDADLVRRRFWDKLRGSLARIPFADRVIAARYAATDPATPLRDKAVLLGALAYFIMPVDAVPDFVTLLGFTDDLAVLTLALRTAAGSIREEHRQQARAWLDGHSVSTAKAEDVAKGPIIDHDGRA from the coding sequence ATGAGCGAGCCCGCTGATAAATATAGTGAGAAAGCCCTACGCATCGATCCGATCAAGATGCGCAGCGATGCCGACCTTGTCCGCCGCCGCTTCTGGGACAAGCTGCGCGGCAGTCTTGCCCGTATACCCTTTGCCGACCGCGTCATCGCCGCCCGCTATGCCGCCACCGACCCGGCCACACCGCTTCGTGACAAGGCAGTGCTGCTGGGGGCGCTGGCATACTTCATCATGCCAGTGGATGCGGTCCCGGATTTCGTCACCTTGCTGGGCTTCACCGACGATCTGGCTGTCCTGACACTGGCCCTGCGTACGGCTGCTGGCTCCATCCGCGAGGAACACCGTCAGCAGGCCCGCGCCTGGCTGGATGGGCATTCAGTCAGCACGGCCAAGGCCGAGGATGTGGCGAAGGGGCCGATCATCGACCATGACGGGCGGGCATGA
- a CDS encoding sodium-translocating pyrophosphatase has protein sequence MTTQVLYFVLACGVLAILYGLVTARAVLSASPGNARMQEIAHAIQIGAGAYLNRQYTTIGIVGVVIAVLVGVLLGAKVAIGFIIGAVLSAAAGYIGMNISVRANVRTAEASRQGLAQGLSLAFRAGAVTGMLVAGLALLGVAGYYFVLTSMGVTGRELIDALVALGFGASLISIFARLGGGIFTKGADVGADLVGKVEAGIPEDDPRNPAVIADNVGDNVGDCAGMAADLFETYAVTVVATMVLASIFFAGQGVLSSALVYPLAIGGACIITSIIGTYFVKLGSSNNIMGALYKGFIACGLLSLVAIGGVTHYVLPEGFQTVFTTGDGVTFTGRHLFYCGVVGLAVTGLIVWITEYYTGTNYRPVKSVAQSSTTGHGTNVIQGLAVSMESTALPALVICVAIIACFLLAGLFGIAIAVTSMLAVAGMVVALDAYGPVTDNGGGIAEMADLPKDVRVTTDALDAVGNTTKAVTKGYAIGSAGLGALVLFAAYNEDLKFFIANAGTYPYFDGVTVDFSLANPYVVVGLILGGLLPYLFGAMGMTAVGRAAGSVVEEVRRQFREDKGIMAGTSKPDYGRAVDMLTKAAIKEMIIPSLLPVLAPVVLYFIVAAIAGKGAAFSAVGAMLLGVIVTGLFVAISMTSGGGAWDNAKKYIEEGHHGGKGSDAHKAAVTGDTVGDPYKDTAGPAVNPMIKITNIVALLLLAILAHG, from the coding sequence ATGACCACGCAAGTGCTGTACTTCGTGCTGGCATGTGGGGTGCTGGCCATTCTTTATGGGCTGGTAACGGCCCGTGCCGTGCTCTCCGCCAGTCCGGGCAATGCCCGCATGCAGGAAATCGCCCACGCCATCCAGATCGGTGCGGGTGCCTATCTGAACCGTCAATACACGACCATCGGCATTGTCGGAGTCGTGATTGCGGTGCTGGTCGGTGTGCTGCTGGGTGCCAAGGTTGCCATCGGCTTCATCATCGGCGCGGTCCTGTCCGCCGCCGCCGGCTATATCGGCATGAATATCTCCGTGCGCGCCAATGTCCGTACGGCAGAGGCTTCGCGTCAGGGTCTGGCCCAGGGCCTGTCGCTGGCCTTCCGCGCCGGTGCCGTGACCGGCATGCTGGTGGCGGGCCTGGCCCTGCTGGGTGTCGCCGGCTATTACTTCGTGCTGACCTCCATGGGCGTCACGGGCCGTGAACTGATCGACGCGCTGGTCGCGCTCGGCTTTGGCGCCTCGCTGATCTCCATCTTCGCGCGCCTGGGCGGCGGCATCTTCACCAAGGGTGCCGACGTGGGTGCCGATTTGGTGGGCAAGGTCGAGGCCGGAATCCCGGAAGATGACCCGCGCAACCCCGCCGTCATCGCCGACAATGTCGGTGACAATGTCGGCGACTGCGCGGGCATGGCTGCCGACCTGTTCGAAACCTATGCCGTCACCGTTGTGGCCACCATGGTGCTGGCCTCCATCTTCTTTGCCGGTCAGGGCGTGCTGTCGTCGGCCCTGGTCTATCCGCTGGCCATTGGCGGGGCGTGCATCATCACCTCCATCATCGGCACTTACTTCGTGAAGTTGGGCTCGTCCAACAACATCATGGGCGCGCTGTACAAGGGCTTCATCGCCTGTGGCCTGCTGTCACTGGTCGCCATCGGCGGCGTGACGCATTATGTGCTGCCCGAAGGGTTCCAGACCGTCTTCACCACGGGTGATGGTGTGACCTTCACAGGCCGGCACCTGTTCTATTGCGGTGTGGTCGGTCTGGCCGTCACTGGCCTGATCGTCTGGATCACCGAATACTACACGGGCACGAACTACCGCCCTGTAAAGTCGGTGGCACAGTCCTCCACGACCGGGCACGGCACCAACGTCATTCAGGGCTTGGCCGTGTCGATGGAATCGACGGCCCTGCCGGCTTTGGTGATCTGTGTCGCCATTATCGCCTGCTTCCTGCTGGCAGGATTGTTCGGCATCGCCATCGCGGTGACCAGCATGCTGGCCGTGGCTGGCATGGTCGTGGCGCTGGATGCCTATGGCCCCGTCACCGACAATGGCGGCGGCATCGCCGAAATGGCCGACCTGCCCAAGGATGTGCGCGTCACCACCGACGCGCTGGACGCCGTGGGCAACACGACAAAGGCCGTCACCAAGGGCTATGCCATCGGTTCCGCCGGTCTGGGTGCCCTGGTGCTGTTCGCGGCTTATAATGAGGATCTGAAGTTCTTCATCGCCAATGCCGGCACCTACCCCTATTTCGATGGGGTGACGGTGGATTTCAGCCTCGCCAACCCCTATGTCGTCGTCGGTCTGATCCTCGGCGGCCTGCTGCCCTATCTGTTCGGCGCCATGGGCATGACCGCCGTGGGTCGCGCCGCCGGCTCTGTGGTGGAAGAGGTGCGCCGTCAGTTCCGGGAGGATAAGGGCATCATGGCCGGGACGTCCAAGCCGGACTATGGCCGCGCCGTGGACATGCTGACCAAGGCCGCGATCAAGGAGATGATCATTCCCTCGCTGCTGCCGGTGCTGGCCCCGGTGGTCCTGTATTTCATTGTGGCCGCGATCGCGGGCAAGGGGGCGGCGTTCAGCGCCGTTGGCGCCATGCTGCTGGGCGTGATCGTCACGGGCCTGTTCGTCGCCATCTCGATGACGTCGGGCGGCGGCGCCTGGGACAATGCCAAGAAATACATCGAAGAGGGGCACCATGGCGGCAAGGGTTCGGACGCACACAAGGCGGCCGTGACCGGTGACACCGTGGGCGATCCCTATAAGGACACGGCAGGCCCCGCCGTGAACCCGATGATCAAGATCACCAACATTGTGGCGCTGCTGCTGCTGGCCATCCTGGCCCACGGCTAA
- a CDS encoding flagellar basal body-associated FliL family protein, protein MKKIILLVLALLVLIGAGVGGYVMFGPKPHKEGEHVEEAPKKKERTGPPVFVQVGPMIVPVMGAKTVEQNIMVTVSLEVDDDTIREQVRVQSPRLVDAYVQALYGGIDKGQVIDGQVLNIPALKTKLMETTDKVLGPGVVHDVLIQSVSQRPVY, encoded by the coding sequence ATGAAGAAAATCATCCTGCTTGTCCTGGCCTTGCTGGTGCTGATCGGCGCCGGTGTCGGCGGCTATGTCATGTTTGGGCCGAAGCCGCACAAGGAAGGCGAGCATGTAGAAGAAGCGCCCAAGAAGAAGGAGCGCACGGGTCCCCCCGTCTTCGTGCAGGTGGGGCCGATGATCGTGCCCGTCATGGGCGCCAAGACGGTCGAACAGAACATCATGGTCACGGTCAGCCTGGAAGTGGATGACGACACGATCCGCGAACAAGTCCGCGTGCAAAGCCCCCGTCTGGTCGATGCCTATGTCCAGGCCCTTTATGGTGGCATCGACAAGGGGCAGGTGATCGACGGCCAGGTCCTGAACATTCCCGCCCTGAAGACCAAGCTGATGGAAACCACGGACAAGGTGCTGGGCCCCGGCGTCGTGCATGACGTGCTGATTCAGTCGGTCAGCCAACGACCGGTTTATTAA
- a CDS encoding 2-keto-4-pentenoate hydratase, whose amino-acid sequence MTVSTAQEIAQRFVAARRAATALPDYPGTIPDHLTQSYDIQDVARSLWPTPVRGWKIGMVPPAFREKLGAMRLAGPVFDGNVWDYSEGQVIDLPVIPGGFAAVEGEFVVKLGADMPATGPSDEAEAKSLIGSIHAGIELAGSPLATINKLGPTVVVSDFGNNAGLIVGPELKGWEDAAPESLTVETRIEGEVVGTGSFASIPGTPVQAVAFLLAHCRARGIALPAGTLITTGAVTGIHDIALGQSSTVTFVPGGEIKVRTVQAQPR is encoded by the coding sequence ATGACGGTGTCCACCGCCCAGGAAATCGCTCAGCGTTTTGTCGCTGCCCGCCGTGCCGCTACCGCGCTGCCGGATTATCCCGGTACGATCCCCGATCACCTGACCCAGTCCTATGATATTCAGGATGTGGCACGCTCTCTGTGGCCCACGCCCGTGCGCGGCTGGAAGATTGGCATGGTGCCGCCGGCGTTCCGGGAGAAACTGGGGGCCATGCGTCTGGCCGGTCCCGTGTTTGACGGCAATGTATGGGATTACAGTGAGGGTCAGGTCATCGACCTGCCCGTCATTCCCGGCGGCTTCGCAGCAGTCGAGGGGGAGTTCGTGGTGAAGCTGGGCGCTGATATGCCGGCCACCGGCCCCTCGGATGAGGCGGAAGCGAAGTCCCTGATCGGTTCCATCCATGCCGGTATCGAACTGGCCGGCAGCCCGCTGGCCACCATCAACAAGCTGGGTCCCACCGTGGTGGTCAGCGATTTCGGCAATAATGCCGGCCTGATCGTTGGGCCTGAACTGAAAGGCTGGGAGGATGCGGCGCCTGAAAGCCTGACCGTTGAAACCCGGATCGAAGGTGAGGTGGTTGGCACGGGCAGCTTTGCCAGCATCCCCGGCACGCCCGTCCAGGCGGTCGCCTTCCTGCTGGCCCATTGCCGGGCGCGGGGCATTGCCCTGCCGGCAGGCACCCTGATCACCACCGGGGCGGTGACGGGCATCCATGACATCGCCTTGGGTCAGTCCTCCACCGTCACCTTCGTGCCGGGTGGGGAGATCAAGGTGCGGACCGTCCAGGCACAGCCGCGCTAA
- a CDS encoding LacI family DNA-binding transcriptional regulator — MPRARTADAAAVTEQAEKPEAPKTYIWDLKRRPTINDVARLAEVSKKTVSRVINQSPLVNEETRQKITKVIDDIGYEPDPQARGLASQRSFLLGIIYDNPNSQYVVNVQAGILEACRKSGFELVVHPCIRTSPTYMKEMRQFVERQKLDGVILLPPLSEDEALAAMLVEIGCRFIRVACVPLDVAAHLVVYEDYKGAAEVADHLVELGHRRIGYIAGTPQYKSAQERRRGFADGLARHGLSLDPELSAQGAYTFESGQECAEKLLSMANPPTAIFACNDEMAAGVYRIAYQKGIAIPQDLTVVGFDDSQLALRMCPALSTVRSPVRDMGRVAAEKLIQRIAQPDAKLRETIFQPHLVVRESSAPPKA; from the coding sequence ATGCCCCGTGCCCGCACTGCCGACGCTGCCGCCGTGACCGAACAGGCCGAAAAGCCGGAAGCGCCGAAGACCTATATCTGGGACCTGAAGCGCCGGCCCACCATCAATGATGTGGCCCGTCTGGCGGAGGTGTCGAAGAAAACCGTGTCGCGGGTCATCAACCAGTCGCCCCTGGTGAATGAGGAAACCCGTCAGAAGATCACCAAGGTCATTGATGATATCGGTTATGAGCCGGACCCCCAGGCGCGCGGATTGGCGTCCCAGCGCTCCTTCCTGCTGGGCATCATCTATGACAATCCCAACAGCCAGTATGTGGTGAATGTCCAGGCGGGTATTCTGGAGGCCTGCCGCAAAAGCGGGTTTGAACTGGTCGTGCATCCCTGCATCCGCACCAGCCCGACCTATATGAAGGAGATGCGGCAGTTCGTGGAGCGGCAGAAGCTGGATGGCGTCATCCTGCTGCCGCCCTTGTCGGAGGATGAGGCGCTGGCCGCCATGCTGGTGGAAATCGGCTGCCGCTTTATCCGCGTCGCCTGCGTGCCCCTGGATGTCGCTGCCCATCTGGTCGTGTATGAGGATTATAAGGGTGCGGCAGAGGTGGCCGATCATCTGGTCGAGCTGGGCCATCGCCGCATCGGCTATATCGCCGGCACACCGCAATATAAATCCGCACAGGAACGCCGCCGTGGCTTTGCCGATGGTCTGGCCCGCCACGGCCTGTCACTGGACCCGGAGCTGTCGGCGCAGGGTGCCTACACGTTCGAAAGCGGCCAGGAATGCGCTGAAAAGCTGCTGTCGATGGCGAACCCGCCCACGGCCATTTTCGCCTGTAACGACGAAATGGCCGCCGGCGTCTATCGCATCGCCTATCAGAAGGGGATCGCCATTCCCCAGGACCTGACGGTTGTCGGTTTCGACGACAGTCAGCTGGCGCTGCGCATGTGCCCCGCCCTGTCAACGGTGCGCTCGCCCGTCCGCGACATGGGCCGTGTGGCGGCCGAAAAGCTGATCCAGCGCATCGCGCAGCCCGACGCCAAGCTACGCGAGACGATTTTCCAGCCGCATCTGGTGGTCCGCGAAAGCAGCGCGCCGCCCAAGGCCTGA
- a CDS encoding pectate lyase family protein, protein MKMRPAALAALLCLLPSLPAAAIGRDVAPAAIPAFPGAEGAGAYAMGGRGGRVFTVTSLEDAGPGSLREAVEAKGPRIVVFAVSGTIQLKSDLRIKNDFITIAGQSAPGGGITLRDYPLIVTASHVVIRHIRSRLGSAAGQEADAVTVFDGKHIILDHVSASWSTDESLSLSFKWKEGMTGLDNVTVQWSVIAESLNKSVHAKGDHGYGTLARGSFGSRYSFHHNLWASHTARMPRPGNFEKQADDPTGAFMDFRNNVFFNWKGTGKGGASGYNADTDAVTAYNFVNNYYVAGSDSKGAHAFDEKSPVAKAYFAGNWMNHAEPADPWSLVTGVQADGYRQSAPIPMAAVTTEPADAAFRAVLAKAGAGRVRDSVDERITAGVAKGEGRIIDNQDDVGGWPVLAAGVSPTDNDRDGMPDAWEKTNGLNPADPADGATDRNGDGYTNLEEYLNGL, encoded by the coding sequence ATGAAGATGCGCCCGGCAGCACTTGCTGCCCTGTTGTGCCTGCTGCCCTCCCTTCCTGCTGCCGCCATCGGCCGCGATGTGGCGCCCGCCGCCATTCCGGCCTTTCCGGGGGCCGAAGGGGCTGGCGCCTATGCCATGGGGGGACGGGGGGGACGTGTCTTCACCGTTACCAGCCTGGAAGATGCGGGACCGGGCAGCCTGCGCGAGGCGGTGGAGGCCAAGGGGCCGCGCATAGTGGTGTTCGCGGTGTCGGGGACCATCCAGCTGAAATCCGATCTACGCATCAAGAACGATTTCATCACCATCGCGGGCCAGTCGGCGCCCGGCGGCGGCATCACCTTGCGCGATTATCCGCTGATCGTGACGGCCAGCCATGTCGTGATCCGCCATATCCGTTCCCGCCTGGGCAGTGCGGCGGGGCAGGAAGCCGATGCCGTCACGGTCTTTGATGGCAAGCACATCATCCTGGACCATGTGTCGGCCAGTTGGTCCACCGATGAAAGCCTGTCGCTGTCCTTCAAATGGAAGGAAGGGATGACGGGGCTGGACAATGTGACTGTGCAATGGTCAGTGATCGCCGAGAGCCTGAACAAATCGGTGCATGCCAAGGGCGATCACGGCTATGGCACGCTGGCGCGTGGATCGTTCGGATCGCGCTATTCGTTTCACCATAATCTCTGGGCCAGCCACACGGCCCGCATGCCGCGTCCGGGCAATTTTGAGAAGCAGGCCGATGATCCGACCGGCGCCTTCATGGATTTCCGCAACAATGTCTTCTTCAATTGGAAGGGGACAGGCAAGGGCGGGGCGTCGGGTTATAACGCCGATACGGACGCCGTCACCGCCTACAACTTCGTGAACAACTATTATGTGGCGGGATCTGATTCGAAGGGCGCGCACGCCTTTGATGAGAAAAGCCCCGTCGCCAAGGCGTACTTCGCCGGCAATTGGATGAACCATGCCGAACCAGCGGACCCCTGGTCACTGGTGACAGGTGTGCAGGCCGATGGCTATCGCCAGTCTGCCCCCATCCCGATGGCGGCGGTGACGACGGAACCAGCCGATGCTGCCTTTCGCGCGGTTCTGGCCAAGGCGGGGGCGGGGCGCGTGCGCGACAGCGTGGACGAACGGATCACGGCAGGCGTTGCCAAGGGTGAGGGCCGGATCATCGATAATCAGGATGATGTCGGCGGCTGGCCGGTGCTGGCAGCGGGGGTGTCACCGACCGATAACGACCGGGACGGTATGCCCGATGCCTGGGAAAAGACCAACGGCCTGAACCCGGCCGATCCGGCGGATGGGGCCACCGACCGCAATGGCGATGGCTACACCAATCTGGAAGAATATCTGAACGGGTTGTGA
- a CDS encoding PepSY domain-containing protein, whose protein sequence is MKMLLGTAALSLILAAPALAASSDSDIAAFRQAKVSLTQAIAQAEQQGKGKAVDVDFDTKNSVGLYQIDIVSGETVTRWDVDASNGKIASADKQTLATWAQQLGAGVEPRELTAASTSLAQAIGIAENKGGGKAIEAEVDHDNNRLTYEVEVLNGNGTRTIRVDGATGQVMADKS, encoded by the coding sequence ATGAAGATGCTTCTCGGCACTGCCGCCCTGTCCCTGATCCTGGCCGCTCCGGCGTTGGCCGCCAGCTCCGACAGCGACATCGCCGCCTTCCGTCAGGCCAAGGTTTCCCTGACCCAGGCCATCGCCCAGGCTGAACAGCAGGGCAAGGGCAAGGCGGTGGATGTCGATTTCGACACCAAGAACAGCGTCGGCCTGTACCAGATCGACATCGTGTCGGGCGAGACGGTGACCCGCTGGGATGTCGATGCCTCCAACGGCAAGATCGCATCGGCTGACAAGCAGACCCTGGCCACCTGGGCACAGCAGCTAGGTGCGGGCGTGGAGCCGCGCGAACTGACTGCCGCCTCCACCAGCCTGGCGCAGGCCATCGGCATCGCGGAGAATAAGGGCGGTGGCAAGGCCATTGAGGCCGAGGTTGATCACGACAATAACCGCCTGACCTATGAGGTCGAGGTGCTGAACGGCAATGGCACCCGCACCATCCGCGTCGATGGCGCCACCGGTCAGGTCATGGCTGACAAGAGCTGA
- the eda gene encoding bifunctional 4-hydroxy-2-oxoglutarate aldolase/2-dehydro-3-deoxy-phosphogluconate aldolase, translating to MNIQAFALLLKSSPVIPVLTIERVEDAPPLAVALNEGGLSVVEVTLRTPAALDAITAMKRAVPGLIVGAGTILKPSDLDAAMSAGSDFIVTPATTAALVAPLKACGVPVIPGVATPSEVLERLDDGFEVLKLFPAEQYGGAATIAALAAPLPQARFCPTGGIGRDKVASYLALKNVVGVGGSWIATNKQIADGDWAGITENARAAAGFAKPGL from the coding sequence GTGAATATCCAGGCCTTCGCCCTGCTGCTGAAAAGCTCGCCCGTCATTCCGGTCCTGACCATCGAAAGGGTGGAGGATGCCCCACCCCTGGCCGTGGCCCTGAATGAGGGTGGCCTGTCGGTGGTGGAGGTGACCTTACGCACGCCCGCCGCCCTTGACGCCATCACCGCCATGAAGCGGGCCGTGCCCGGCCTGATCGTGGGTGCCGGCACCATCCTGAAGCCGTCGGACCTGGATGCCGCCATGTCGGCGGGGTCGGATTTCATCGTAACCCCGGCCACGACGGCGGCCCTGGTGGCCCCGCTCAAGGCCTGTGGCGTGCCGGTCATCCCCGGCGTGGCCACGCCCAGCGAGGTGCTGGAACGTCTGGATGACGGGTTTGAGGTGCTGAAGCTGTTCCCGGCGGAACAATATGGTGGTGCTGCCACCATCGCCGCCCTGGCCGCCCCCCTGCCGCAGGCCCGCTTCTGCCCCACGGGTGGCATCGGTCGCGACAAGGTCGCGTCATACCTAGCGCTGAAGAATGTGGTCGGCGTCGGCGGCTCCTGGATCGCCACCAACAAGCAGATCGCGGATGGCGACTGGGCCGGCATCACCGAAAATGCCCGCGCTGCGGCAGGGTTCGCGAAGCCTGGCCTCTAA